The Aeromicrobium tamlense nucleotide sequence TGCTGCGCTACGACGCGCGCGGCCACGGGCACTCGAGCGGCCGACCCGTGCCCGAGGACTACCGCTGGGCGAACCTCGCGGACGACCTGCTGCGACTGCTCGACTTCTGGTTCCCCGACGAGGCCGTGCACGGGGTGGGCCCGTCGATGGGCACCGCCACGCTGCTGCATGCCGCCGTGCGCGAGCCCGATCGCTTCAGCGGCTTCACCCTGCTGCTGCCTCCCACGGCGTGGGCCACCCGTACGGCGCGCGCCGACGACTACCGGCGGCTGGCCGACCTCGTCGAGACCGAGGGGGTCGAGCCGTTCCTCGCGCTCGACCGGGTGGCGCCCAAGCCGCCGGCCACCCTCGGGCATCCCGACACCGTCCCTCACGTGCGCGGCGAGCTGCTGCCTTCGGTGCTGCGTGGCGCCGCGCTCAGCGACCTGCCTGCTCCCGAGCTCCTGGAGCGGATCGACCTGCCGACCACGGTGCTCGCGTGGATCGACGACCCGGCCCACCCCCTCTCCACGGCCGAGGCCCTCGTCGACCTCCTGCCGCAGGCGGTCCTGCAGGTCGCCCACACGCCCGAGGACGTCCGGCGCTGGCCCGGTGTGCTCGCCGCCGACATCGCGCGCCACACCGCCTGAGTCCGCACACGCGTCCCACCGAGCGAGGTTTCCCGTCACCTTGCGGGGGAAGTTCTCCCCGCAAGGTGACGGATTCCCCGGTGAACAGGGGAATCCTCGACCCTCCCCGCCCACAGCACGAGGGCCCCGACCGAAGCGGTCGGGGCCCTCGTGGGTGAAGTGCGATCAGTGGACGCGCGGGACGCCGGTCTCGGAGACGCCCTGGAAGTCGTCGCCGAGCTCCACCGGGTGCTCGCCGCCGCCGGCCAGGTGCTCGGCCGCGTGGTCCATGTCGTGACGGGTCGGCTTGTCCACCGAGCCGTCGTAGTAGAAGCGGCGCAGCTTGGCGCGGAGCGACTGCTTGCGGTACTTCGGGTTCCGCACGCCGTACGCGTCCTGCTGGTGCACTTCCTCGATCTCGGGCAGACGCTCGCGCGACGACGTGAGCTGGTAAGCGGACGAGTCCGGCAGCGGGGCGTGACGCTCCGCGTACCCACCGTCGGGGGAGCGGTCGATGACGCCCGTCTCCCAGCCGTGGGTCAGCGTCTCGTTGTCCTTGCGCTGCAGCGAGATGCAGATGCGCTTCGTGACGATGAACGCGATCACCGGGAACACGAAGATGCCGATGCGCAGGACCCACGTGATGGCGAAGATGTCCAGGCCGAACTTCAGCGCGATGATGTCGTTGCCGCCGGCGATCCAGCCGCAGGCGTAGGCGGTCATCGCGGCCACGCCGAGCGCGGTGCGGACCGGGGCGTTGCGCGGACGCTCGAGCAGGTGGTGCTCACGCTGGTCGCCGGTGATCCAGCGCTCGATGAACGGCCACAGGGCGAGCGACGTGAACAGGATGCCCAGGCCACCGACGCCGGGGAGGAAGACGCTCCACGTCCACGTGCGGTTGAACCACGTGGTCTCCAGCGGCGGCATGAGGCGCACGAGGCCCTCGGACAGACCCATGTACCAGTCGGGCTGCGAGCCGGCCGTGACCTCGGAGGGGTTGTACGGACCGTACGCCCACACCGGGTTGATCTGGATCAGCGCACCCATGAGGGCGGTGAAGCCGAACACGACGAAGAAGAAGCCGCCGGCCTTGGCCATGTACACCGGGAGCATGGGGTAGCCCACGACGTTCTCCTGCGTGCGTCCTGCGCCCGGCCACTGCGTGTGCTTGTGGTAGACGAGCAGCAGCATGTGCGCACCGATGAGGCCCAGCAGGATCGCCGGGATGAGCAGGATGTGTGCCATGTAGAGGCGGGGGATGATGATCTCGCCGGGGAACTCGCCGCCGAAGATGAAGAACTCCAGGTAGGAGCCGACGAGCGGGATCGAGCGGATCAGACCGTCGACGAACCGCAGGCCCGTGCCCGACAGCAGGTCGTCGGGGAGCGAGTAGCCCGCGAAGCCCTCGACCATGCCCAGCGCGAGCAGGCCGACGCCGATGAGCCAGTTGATCTCACGCGGCTTGCGGTAGGCGCCCGTGAAGAACACGCGCAGCATGTGGGCCATCATCGCCGCCACGAACAGGGCAGCCGCCCAGTGGTGGATCTGGCGCATCAGCAGGCCGCCGCGGATGTCGAACGAGATGTCGAGCGTGGAGGCGTAGGCCTGCGACATCTCGATGCCGTAGAGCGGCGCGTAGGAGCCGCGGTACTCGACCTCGCCCATGCTGGGGACGAACCACAGCGTGAGGAAGACGCCCGACAGCAGCAGGACGACGAAGCTCCACAGAGCGATCTCGCCGAGCATGAAGGACCAGTGCTCGGGGAAGACCTTGCGCAGGTTCTTCTTGCCTGCGGCGGCCAGACCGAGCCGGTCGTCGAACCAGCCGACCGGGCCGGCCAGCTTCTTGCCGGTCGAGGAGTCCTCGATCCGGGTGAAGGTGCTCTGGCTCATGCGTCATCACCGGACTTCTTGTCGAGGTTCTTCTGATCGCGGGCGAGTTCGGGGTAGCTCGGCGCGACGATCTCGGGGAAGTCGCTGACCGCGATGAGGTAGCCCTCGCCGTCGACCGCGAGCGGCAGCTGCGGCAGCGGGCGGTAGGCGGGGCCGAAGATCACCTTGCCGTTGTCCGCCAGGTCGAAGGTCGACTGGTGGCAGGGGCACAGCAGGTGGTGGGTCTGCTGTTCCCACAGGCTGATGGGGCAGCCGACGTGGGTGCAGATCTTGGAGTAGCACAGGATGCCGTCGACACCCCAGTTCTCGCGCCCCTTCTTGGGGGTGATGTCCTCGGGGCGCATGCGCACGACGATGACCGCGGCCTTGGCCTTGGCGGCCAGCAGGTCGTGACCGTGCAGGACCGGGTGGCCCTCGTCGTCGGTCTCGAAGAAGATCGCGGGCTCGGCGTTGACGAGCTGGCCGACCTCGAGGTCGGACGGCTTGATGGGGGCGCCCGAGACGTCGTTGACGACGCGCATGCCCTTCTTCCACACCGTCTCGTCCTGGCTGTGGGGGAGGGGGCCCAGGTCGCGCAGCAGCACGATCGCGGGCAGGCCCATCGCGCCGACGGCGCCGAGGAGGCTGTTGCGGATCAGGGGACGACGGCCGATGCCGCTCTCCTGGACGCCCGCGTTGAGGTCGGCCAGGACGGCCGCGCGGTCCTCGTCGCTGGAGCGCGCCGGGTGACGGAGCTCGACCATCTCCTGATCGCCCATGAGCTTCTTGGCCCACTGGATGATGCCGATGCCGATCAGCAGCAGGGCGCCGCCGAGTGTCGTGCCGAACGCGAAGTTCTGCGCCGACCAGCCGCCGAAGGCGTTGCCGCTGTTCGGGTCGCCGAACGCGAAGATGCGCGTGTCGGCGTCGACCGTGAAGTACGCGACGCAGAAGCCCAGCAGCAGCAGCGTGGCCACGCCGAACATGCCGGCGATCTGGCGCTCGGTGCGGCGCTCCTGGTCGACGTCGACGTCCTGCGGGCGGTACTGGTGGGGAGCCAGTCCCGGATCGGCGACGGGATCGCCGGTGGGTTCGATGTCCGTGCTCATCGCTTCTTCGACCTCGTTCCGTGCATGCCGATCCAGACCGCGAACGCGGTGAGCCCGCCGATGCCGATGATCCAGACGAACATGCCGTCGACCACGGGGCCCAGGCCGCCGCCACCGATGCCGCCGTCGTTGCCCTGCTGCTGCACGGTCTTGACGTAGGCGATGATGTTGCGCTTGTCCTCGGGGGTCAGCACGTCCTCGGAGAAGACGGGCATCTGCTGCGGGCCGGTGAGCATGGCCTCGTAGATGTGGATGGCGTCGACGCCCTTGAGCGTCGGGGCGTAGCGGCCACTGGGGAGGGCGCCGCCGGCGCCGACCGAGTTGTGGCACGCGGTGCAGTTGGTGCGGAAGAACTCGCCGCCCTCGGAGATGCCCTCCTTGTCGACGCTCTGCCAGTCGAGGTCCTCCTCGGACGGACGCGCGGGTCCGGGGGCGAGGGAGGCGACGTAGGCGGCGATCTGGTCGATCTCGTCCTGCGTGTACTCGATGTGCTTGCGCGGGGCCTGCGGCGCGGTCTGCGCCATCGGCATGCGGCCGGTCTCCATCTGGAAGCCGACGGCGGCCGCGCCGACGCCGATCAGGGAGGGGCCGTAGTTGCCCTTCTCGTCACCGTCGCCGGCGGTCGTGATGCCCTCGGCGTTGAGGCCGTGGCAGCTGGCGCAGCCGACGACGAAGAGCTGGCGGCCCGCCTCGATCTGCGAGACCGAGGAGGCGGACTCGGCGGTGGCCGGTTCCGGCGCGACCGTCGCGTATGCCGCGCCGGTCAGCAAGAGGGCCAGGGCCAGCAGCGCCAGGAGCGCCATGGGGTGCCGGCGGCGTGTCGACAGTTTCCGCACCGAGAGAACCTCGTTCCTGAGAATCTGAGAATCGGGACCGGAGGTGGGGTCGGCGTCGCGACTTCGTCCCATCTCCGAGGGCCCGTGCATTCGCCTCAGACTAGCGAGGCACGAGCTCAGCCTGTGTAGTTAGGTCCGCCTATCCCCGAGGGGTCAGCGGATGATGTAGATGGCCGCGAACAGGGCCACCCAGACGACGTCGACGAAGTGCCAGTAGTAGGACACGACGATCGCGGAGACCGCCTGCTCGTGGGTGAACTTGCGCGCCGCGTAGGTGCGGCCGATGACGAGCAGGAAGGCCAGCAGGCCGCCGATCACGTGCAGGCCGTGGAAGCCGGTGGCGAGGTAGAAGAGGGAGCCGTACGCGGAGCTCTGGATCGTCAGGCCCTCGTGGACCAGCTCGGCGTACTCGGTGGCCTGACCGCCGATGAACACGGCGCCCATGATGAAGCTGATGATGAACCACTTGCGCATGCCGGCCGCGTTGCCCTTGGCCGCGGCGTAGACGCCGAGCTGGCAGGTGACGGACGACAGCACCAGGATCGTGGTGTTGACCGTGGCGAACGGGATGTTCAGGAGCTCGGTCTCCTGGGCCCACAGCTCCGGCGCGACGCTGCGCACCGTGAAGTAGGCCGCGAACAGCGTCGCGAAGAACATCAGCTCACTGGACAGCCACACGATGGTGCCGACCGTCACGTAGGACGGACGGCCCTCGACGCCGTGGAGCCGGGACGCGGGGATCGCAGAAGTAGTTGCCACGCCCTCATTATGTACGATGCCATCGTGAGCCAGCACCAGCCCCTTCGTGTCCTGCTCTACAGCGATGACGTCAAGGTCCGAACGGCCGTCGTCGCAGCGCTGGGCACCAGGCCGCACCCCGATCTGCCGCCGTTGGAATTCGTCGAGTGCGCCACCGAGCCGGTGGTCTGGCAGCAGCTCGACGCCGGGGGCATCGCGCTGGCGATCCTCGACGGCGAGGCCGTCCCGGCCGGCGGCATGGGCATCGCCCGCCAGATGAAGGACGAGCTCTACCAGGGCCCGCCGAGCCTCGTGCTGACCGGTCGCCCGCAGGACGCGTGGCTGGCCACCTGGTCGCGCGCGGACGCGGTGGTCCCGCAGCCGCTCGACCCGTTCCGCCTCGCCGAGTCGGTCATCGCGCTGCTGCGCGGTGCCGCCGTCCCGGCCGCGCGTCCTTGAGCGGCGGCCCCGCGGCGCTGTCCTGGCCGCACGTCCTCACCGAGCTGCTCGCCGGGCACGACCTCGACGCCGACGCCACCGCGTGGGCGATGGGCGAGATCCTCTCCGGTGACGCCAGCGGCGCCCAGATCGCGGGCTTCGCGGTCGCGCTGCGCGCCAAGGGCGAGACGTCCGCCGAGCTGCAGGGCCTGGTCGACGCGATGTACGCCAAGGCCACCACGCTCGACCTCGACGACCGCGTCGTCGACATCGTGGGCACGGGCGGCGACATGGCCAAGACGGTCAACATCTCCTCGATGGCCGCCGTCACCACCGCCGGTGCCGGGGTCGGCGTCGTCAAGCACGGCAACCGCGCGGCCTCCAGCCAGTCGGGCACGGCCGACGTCTTCGAGCGTCTCGGCGTGCGCCTCACGGTGCCGGCCGAGCACGTTCTCGACGTCTACCGCGAGGCCGGCATCACCTTCTGCTTCGCGCCGGTCTTCCACGCCTCGATGCGGTTCGCCGGCCCGGCCCGCCGCGAGCTCGGCGTGCCCACGTTCTTCAACTTCCTCGGCCCGCTGACCAACCCGGCCCGCCCGGCGGCGTCGGCGATCGGCTGCGCCGACCCGCGCATGGCGCCGCTCATGGCCGAGGTGCTGGCGCGTCGTGGCAGCGACGCCCTGGTGTTCCGCGGAGACGACGGCCTCGACGAGATCACGGTGACCACCACCACGCGGTTCTGGCTGCCCGGTCCGGACGGCATCGAGGAGCACGTGCTCGACCCGGCCGACCTCGGCTTCGACCACGCGCCGGCCGATGCGCTGCGCGGCGGTGAGCCCGAGTACAACGCCGACGTGTTCCGCCGGGTGCTCGACGGCGAGACCGGTCCGGTGCGCGACGCGGTCGTGCTCAACGCGGGCGCCGCGATCGCCGCCCACACGGGCTCCGAGGGCCCGCTCGTCGAGCGACTGCGCGCCGGCGTGGCCCGTGCGACCGAGTCGATCGACTCCGGTGCCGCCCGCGCGGCCCTGGCCCGCTGGGTCGAGGCGACCTCGCGCCACGTCGCCTGACACCGGTCGTCCCGGCCGGCGATAGCGTGGCGGCATGAGCATCGCCGGCGACCTCACACTCCTGGCCACCGATCCCGACACCGGCACGTTCCGGCTGGCGAGCTCGAACCCGACCGCCGTGTTCGCCGGTGCGCACCTCATCGACCTCGTGCAGCTGGGTCGCGTGGACACCATCGGAGAGAGGCGTCGCGCGAAGGTGCAGGTGCTCGACCGGACCCCGACGGGCCGACCCGACGTCGACCACGCGCTGTCGCGGCTCAAGGACAGGCCGGTCTCGATCTCCTCGGCCATCTCGCGGATGGGGCACCAAGGGCGTCAGCGGGCCTACGCCGCCCTGGAGCAGGAGCACCGGGTGCGCTCGCGCACCGAGCGGGTGCTGCTGTTCGAGGTCACCCGGCACGACGTCGTGGACACCGAGCGGCGTGACCGGCTCGTGCGCGACGTCCGCGCCGTGCTGGTCGAGGGCGCCGAGCCGGACGCCACCACGGGCCCGCTGGTCTCGCTGCTCGCGGCGGTGAGCCAGCTGCGGCTCGTCGTGGAGCGGTCGGAGCACAGGGCCGCGAAGGCACGCGCCAAGCAGGTCTCGGCGGAGGACTGGGCGAGCGAGGCGGTACGCCGCGCGGTGGCGGGTGCCGAGGCCGCCGTCACGGCGGCGATCATCGGCGCCACGACCGCGGCGGCCGCCGGCGCCTCGTGAGCCTCGGTCCAGGCCACGCGGTGAGTGGTCGACCCTTCCGCGCAGCTCGCGGTGACCTGTCAACGGAATGGGACTGGGGTTCGGTTGCTGGGGCACCGGCGATGAGCGGGAAGGGTTGACAGCTCACCGCCTCACCAGCGGGCGACTCAGTCGAGGCCGATGCTGAACGCGTCCTCGAGGTCGTGCCGGCTGAACGCGCGGAAGGCGATCTGCGTCTGGGTGGACAGCACCCCGGGCACCTTGTTGAGCCGGTCGGCCACGACCGACGCGATCTCGTCGTGGGTGCGCACGCGCACCATCGCGATGAGGTCGTGGTCGCCGGTGACGGAGTAGACCTCGCTGACCCCGGGGATGTCGGCGATCGCTGCGCCGGTCTCGGGGATGGAGGAGACCTCGGCCTGGACGAAGACGATGGCGGTGATCACCGGGTCAGCCTAGCCGCGGTGTCAGGCCAGGCGCGCGACCTCGAGGTCGACGTCGAAGCGGTCGACGTGACGTGCGGCGGCCGGCCATGCCGAGGCCCACGAGCCGCGCACCATGCGCACGCCGGGCGACTCGAGCCAGCGCAGCAGCACCTCGGTCTCCTCGACGAGCGCGGCGGGCATCGGCCGGGGCGCGGGCTCGACGGTCTCGGCGGTGGTGAGCAGCGTGTCGACCCAGCCGGCCGTGGCGCCG carries:
- the qcrC gene encoding cytochrome bc1 complex diheme cytochrome c subunit, whose product is MRKLSTRRRHPMALLALLALALLLTGAAYATVAPEPATAESASSVSQIEAGRQLFVVGCASCHGLNAEGITTAGDGDEKGNYGPSLIGVGAAAVGFQMETGRMPMAQTAPQAPRKHIEYTQDEIDQIAAYVASLAPGPARPSEEDLDWQSVDKEGISEGGEFFRTNCTACHNSVGAGGALPSGRYAPTLKGVDAIHIYEAMLTGPQQMPVFSEDVLTPEDKRNIIAYVKTVQQQGNDGGIGGGGLGPVVDGMFVWIIGIGGLTAFAVWIGMHGTRSKKR
- the ctaE gene encoding aa3-type cytochrome oxidase subunit III, which codes for MATTSAIPASRLHGVEGRPSYVTVGTIVWLSSELMFFATLFAAYFTVRSVAPELWAQETELLNIPFATVNTTILVLSSVTCQLGVYAAAKGNAAGMRKWFIISFIMGAVFIGGQATEYAELVHEGLTIQSSAYGSLFYLATGFHGLHVIGGLLAFLLVIGRTYAARKFTHEQAVSAIVVSYYWHFVDVVWVALFAAIYIIR
- the trpD gene encoding anthranilate phosphoribosyltransferase yields the protein MSGGPAALSWPHVLTELLAGHDLDADATAWAMGEILSGDASGAQIAGFAVALRAKGETSAELQGLVDAMYAKATTLDLDDRVVDIVGTGGDMAKTVNISSMAAVTTAGAGVGVVKHGNRAASSQSGTADVFERLGVRLTVPAEHVLDVYREAGITFCFAPVFHASMRFAGPARRELGVPTFFNFLGPLTNPARPAASAIGCADPRMAPLMAEVLARRGSDALVFRGDDGLDEITVTTTTRFWLPGPDGIEEHVLDPADLGFDHAPADALRGGEPEYNADVFRRVLDGETGPVRDAVVLNAGAAIAAHTGSEGPLVERLRAGVARATESIDSGAARAALARWVEATSRHVA
- a CDS encoding alpha/beta fold hydrolase is translated as MHRFSVPDAELAWAFSDESGHPVVQLHGLTSSRSRDRLLDLDLGRGLSDTRLLRYDARGHGHSSGRPVPEDYRWANLADDLLRLLDFWFPDEAVHGVGPSMGTATLLHAAVREPDRFSGFTLLLPPTAWATRTARADDYRRLADLVETEGVEPFLALDRVAPKPPATLGHPDTVPHVRGELLPSVLRGAALSDLPAPELLERIDLPTTVLAWIDDPAHPLSTAEALVDLLPQAVLQVAHTPEDVRRWPGVLAADIARHTA
- the qcrA gene encoding cytochrome bc1 complex Rieske iron-sulfur subunit — protein: MSTDIEPTGDPVADPGLAPHQYRPQDVDVDQERRTERQIAGMFGVATLLLLGFCVAYFTVDADTRIFAFGDPNSGNAFGGWSAQNFAFGTTLGGALLLIGIGIIQWAKKLMGDQEMVELRHPARSSDEDRAAVLADLNAGVQESGIGRRPLIRNSLLGAVGAMGLPAIVLLRDLGPLPHSQDETVWKKGMRVVNDVSGAPIKPSDLEVGQLVNAEPAIFFETDDEGHPVLHGHDLLAAKAKAAVIVVRMRPEDITPKKGRENWGVDGILCYSKICTHVGCPISLWEQQTHHLLCPCHQSTFDLADNGKVIFGPAYRPLPQLPLAVDGEGYLIAVSDFPEIVAPSYPELARDQKNLDKKSGDDA
- the qcrB gene encoding cytochrome bc1 complex cytochrome b subunit; translated protein: MSQSTFTRIEDSSTGKKLAGPVGWFDDRLGLAAAGKKNLRKVFPEHWSFMLGEIALWSFVVLLLSGVFLTLWFVPSMGEVEYRGSYAPLYGIEMSQAYASTLDISFDIRGGLLMRQIHHWAAALFVAAMMAHMLRVFFTGAYRKPREINWLIGVGLLALGMVEGFAGYSLPDDLLSGTGLRFVDGLIRSIPLVGSYLEFFIFGGEFPGEIIIPRLYMAHILLIPAILLGLIGAHMLLLVYHKHTQWPGAGRTQENVVGYPMLPVYMAKAGGFFFVVFGFTALMGALIQINPVWAYGPYNPSEVTAGSQPDWYMGLSEGLVRLMPPLETTWFNRTWTWSVFLPGVGGLGILFTSLALWPFIERWITGDQREHHLLERPRNAPVRTALGVAAMTAYACGWIAGGNDIIALKFGLDIFAITWVLRIGIFVFPVIAFIVTKRICISLQRKDNETLTHGWETGVIDRSPDGGYAERHAPLPDSSAYQLTSSRERLPEIEEVHQQDAYGVRNPKYRKQSLRAKLRRFYYDGSVDKPTRHDMDHAAEHLAGGGEHPVELGDDFQGVSETGVPRVH
- a CDS encoding Lrp/AsnC family transcriptional regulator, with the translated sequence MITAIVFVQAEVSSIPETGAAIADIPGVSEVYSVTGDHDLIAMVRVRTHDEIASVVADRLNKVPGVLSTQTQIAFRAFSRHDLEDAFSIGLD
- a CDS encoding GOLPH3/VPS74 family protein produces the protein MSIAGDLTLLATDPDTGTFRLASSNPTAVFAGAHLIDLVQLGRVDTIGERRRAKVQVLDRTPTGRPDVDHALSRLKDRPVSISSAISRMGHQGRQRAYAALEQEHRVRSRTERVLLFEVTRHDVVDTERRDRLVRDVRAVLVEGAEPDATTGPLVSLLAAVSQLRLVVERSEHRAAKARAKQVSAEDWASEAVRRAVAGAEAAVTAAIIGATTAAAAGAS